The segment TTTTACGTGCTCTTCAGTGATCTCTTGATCACTCATTATCACCAGTCGTTCAACCACGTTTCGTAATTCACGGATGTTTCCTGTCCAATCGCCTTTTTGTAGTAAAACTATGGCTTGCTCGCTGATAGTTTTGGCTGTAGTGCCATGACTAGATGCGATATCGTTAAGGAATTTATCAACCAATAGTGGAATATCTTCTGCTCTATCTTTGAGAGCTGGCACTTTGATCACGATCACACTGAGTCTATGGTACAAGTCCTCTCTGAATCTGTTTTCTGCGATTTCCTGTTTTAGATCTTTGTTGGTTGCTGCTAGGATACGGACATTGACAGAGATTTCTTTTTCACCTCCTACCCGTGTGATTTTATTCTCTTGAAGGGCTCTCAATACTTTCGCCTGAGCAGAAAGACTCATGTCTCCGATTTCGTCCAGAAACAAAGTGCCTTTATCTGCCTGTTCAAATTTCCCAATTCTTTGTTTGATTGCAGAGGTAAACGACCCTTTTTCATGGCCAAACAATTCACTTTCTATCAATTCCGAAGGGATAGCGGCACAGTTGACTTCTACCAATGGGTTTTTACTTCTGCCACTTAGCTTGTGTAGAGCATTGGCAACTAGCTCTTTTCCTGTTCCGTTTCCACCTGTGATGAGAACGCGCGCTTCGGTAGGAGCTACTTTTTGTATGGTTTCTTTGATTTCTTCGATGGCCTTGGACTCACCTACGATTTGCATCGAACCAGACACTTTTTTTCTTAGTGTTTTGGTTTCTTGAATCAAATTGGATTTGTCCAATGCATTTTTGATGGTGACTAGGAGTCTGTTGAGGTCTGGTGGTTTTTGGATGAAATCATAGGCTCCTTTTTTTGTAGCCTCCACTGCAGTTTCTATTGTGCCATGTGCAGAAATCATGATGAACTGAGGTGCATGTTCTAGTTCTTTGGCTTTTTCGAGTAATTCTAAGCCGTCCATTTCTGGCATTTTGATGTCACAAAGTGCTGCGTCATATTCAGAGTCGTTGAGCATTTTTAGTGCAATGAGGCCGTTTTCAGCTTCATCTACTTCGTAGTTTTCGTACTCTAGTATTTCTTTGAGTGTATGACGGATGCTTTTTTCATCGTCAATGATTAGGATTCTTTTTGCCATAATGATTTAAAAAAGTAAAAATAGGTCTATAAGCCGGGTTCTGTATCCCGACGAATCGAGACCCTTATCATTTATCTAGCCTTGGCATTGCTACCACGATCTATCGATCTACCCATTCTGTTTTCTCCGAAGAGAGCGAAGCGAGCAGCTCCTGAACAGAACCTATTTGATCTTTCAACTCGTAAGGTTTACCATGCGTCTTGCATCACTGCATGACCGGTGGGCTCTTACCCCACCCTTTCACCCTTACCCTTTGACTAGCTCAGGGCGGTTTGCTTTCTGTTGCACTTTCTCCTCCAGTCTAGACTGAAGACTTCCCGTTAGGAAGTACGATGCTCTGTGTTGCCCGGACTTTCCTTCCCGACGAATCGGAACGATAAGGCGACCTATTTTGACAAAAGTAGTCATATCCCAGAGGATAGCCTTAGTTAATTTTTTAGAAAATGTCTTTGCCTGTGAGATTAAGCTCCCATTTATCTGCCAGTTTGGCGACTTCTTGGATGATGGTTTTCAAGGTTGCTTCTGATGTGTCGGCTACATTGACTTTTGACTCCACTTTCAAGAAATCATTGTCAATGACAAATTTTCCGTAAATGGTGGAGTGATTTTGTTCCAATAGATTTTTGAAACGAATTTTTTCATCGGCTACACATACTTTGGATGAGAGGATGATCATGTTGGACTCTTCATCAAACTCACCTACCACAGCTTGCACTCGATCCATCTCTAGAGGAACTACTATTACAGATCTATGTTGATCATACGAGGAGAAACTACCGTTTAGCTCTTCTGCGTATGACTTCATGAAATCATTCATTTGCATATTAAAGTGCTTTTAAATGTTATGAGATTAAAACTATTAAATCTGTTTGATATGCAGTCTATTGTTATAATAATTCTTCGTCTTCCTTGAGGGCATCTTGTCCTGCGGGCAGAGTGTTTTCTGGTACTTTTTTTCTGTTTTCTTCTCTGCTGTCATACAAGATTTTTTGTAGTTCATCAAAACTCCGGACATACTGAAGACTGAAGCCAGTCTCTATGCCGTTTCCTGTTTCGGTGATGTTGTTTTGGTCTGAGCGGCTGTACATTTTGGCTCTCAATCTACCATCTGAGGTGAGTAGGTACTCTACAGTCCAATCCCCGATGATGGCTGACATTTCATTTTTGGTTTGGTCATTTGGCAATCCTCCTCCTCGTGTCACTCTGAGCCTGCCGTCTAGGAAGGTGTAAGACAATCTGAGCTGAAAGGTGTTGAAAGCATCGTCACCCAGGCTGGCAAGATTAACATCGATCACTAGGTTTTCATCTACTTGATTCGCCCAGTAACTCAACTGGTTGGATACAAACTCGCTCAAGCTACTTCCAATCGTTTCTAAACTCACCTCAAAATTGTTTTCAGGAGAAAATCTCCTTAGGATCAATAGACTGAACACCTGTCTGTTCATTTCCTGATCATTGGTTGCAATTTTTAGTTTAAAGGCATTGATGATCGATTCGAGATTGAGAGGGTCTCCAGGCGGTATGGTTATGTTGTTGGGATAGTCTTCTACATCTATGCCGAATTTGATTTGTGGTGTGAGTAGGTCTCCTTTCAATGACAGTTGTACGACAGAGTAATATTTGCGACGTGTCTCTGTAGAATTACTCTGTTCTTCGCTCAGGTAGGGAGCCAACAAGGGTGCGATAGAGGTCAACTGCCTGTATTTGGCGGTGATACCAAGTTGTGCTTCGTATGGGTTGCCATACCATGAGATGGTACTTCCTTTCTGTATATCAAACTCTTTATTGATGATATTGTATAGTGTGAAATTGTACCCTCCATTGTCGATTTCAAAATCTCCAAACATATTAAAATCCCCATCAGAATTGATCTGGAGTTTGATGTTGCCGTTGCCTCTGCCACGTATGATGTCCCCAGCCTTGATGTCAAAAATGAGCTCAAGATAAGCGTCTGTAGTCATTTCAATATCGAAGAGTAATTGAACACCCTTTATTTTGCTAACCTCTTTTTTGATAGTAGATGTGACGATTTCGTTGACTTTCTCATCCGAGAGATCGACAAATTCGATGTATTCTTGCTTTTCCAAGGTATAGTCGTTGCTGTTGGACAGAGGGATAGCAATGTGGGTGCCTCTGTTGGACTTGGCGCGAGCATTGATGTAGATATTGTCTATCGATCCACCGAAATGAATGCTACCAGAGGCATAGGCAGTGCCATAGTAAGCAGTGTTTTCGACCGAGGTTGTATTGAGCAACTTGAAATTTTTGAAGGTTCCTGTGATGTCAAAAAGGAGATTACTCACCCCATAGTGCGTAATGCTACCAGATAAGAAGGCTTTGTTTTTTTCGGTATCATTCAACTCCAGTTGGTTGGGGATGATTTTGTATTTATTGAACAGTATTTCTCCATTTAGAGCGTACCGTGTTTTAAGATATTTTATGGTTGTTTCTCCTTGGTCGATGTTGGCTCTGCCATAAATTTCAGGTTTGTCAATTGTACCTTTCAACGAAAGAATGGCATCTGCATATCCAGTCAGGTCTTCGATGCTGCTTTTAAAGATGGGCTCGAATATTTTCAGGTGGGTGTGTTCAAATTTTGCATTTAGATCTAGTTGTTGCTCTTGCTCGTAAGGATAGATATACCCATCAAGTGCTATTTTCTTTTGGTCATTTCGGATCAAATGAAAGTCGACAAACAGTCTGTCTTTGTTATTTTCCCATCTTGAAACACCAAATATATTGCCAACGAGAAAATCCTCGATCACCACGGTACGAGCGATCAAATCACTCTCTATGACGTTCTCTTCTTTTCGTCGTTTGATGATCAAACTTCCATCTAGCGTTCCTTCAATTTTGGAACTAAATAGAGATTGTAGGTTTTGAAACTCAAAATCATTGATCATGATTTTGAGTTGTTTGTCTGGAGCCAAGGAATAGAAACCATCAATAATGATGTTTTCGTGGTTGCTAAAGAGTTTTAGGTTAGAAAATTGCCATTCATCGTCGTTGTAGGAGATTAGATTTTGCTCATTCCAATACCATGGGACACCTAGTATTTTGATTCGAGATGGAGACAGATGAAAATTGATTTTGTCACTGTCAAATGTAATATCCGTATTGATTTGAAAGCTATTGGCATATTTTTCTTGATCAAGGTTGAAAAACAGTTCCATTTTTTCTTGATACCAGATGGCATCAATCATGAGATTCTCGGCACTATAATCTTTGCCCCAATTTTGATTTTTACTTGCTCCATATATAGAGGCCAACACTTCTTTGTCATAGGTTTCTTTGGATATGTTGAGGTCAATTTCATTGTGGGCGAAACTGTATCCATTGATTCTGAGCGTATCAAATTCGGTAAATAGGTTGAGCTTGGAGGTAGAGTCCTGACTAAAAACACCATCAATTTTCACTACTGGTGACAGGTAAAAATCGGGGTAAAATGGTTGTATGAATTTGTTAAGATCCCATAAATTCAGGGATATGTTGGCTAGGAGTGGAGCAACGGGTAGCTTAGATTTGGCTTTGTAATATTTTTGCATCTCTAGATTGTCAGGATTGAGATACATGGCCAGTTCATGACCGAAATTGATCAAACTCGCAAAAAGGTCGCTGTTTTGATACTCTCCTTTGATTTCTCCTGTCAGTCCATCAGTTTCAAGATGCATGATTCTTTGAGGGCCTATTTCGGTGGATAGGAATTTGATTGAGTTAATGTTAAGCTCTTTTTCCTTGAAGACAATTTGATTGTTTGAGAGACTGATATATCCTCTGAGATCATCTGTTTTTAGACCCTTCATATCTATGTCGATGATGGAGCCTATCGTCACCGCTTGTGGGCTAAATCCTAGCTCCTTGAGGTGTGCCCATGATAGTTTTGCCGTGACATCTATTTTGTTGACATCCTTATGCAAGTCAATATCCAGAGATCCATCAAAATTAAGATTGGGGTCTTGTATGACTAGCTGCCCATTGAATATTTCTTTTTCAAAATAACCCTCTGTGTAGATGTTTTTGTAGGTGTAGCCTCTGTATTGGATGGAGTCAGTTTGTGCTGTGAGTGTGAAAGTTGCATTTTTTTGTTCTAACCCAGAACCCTTCACATTTCCTTGCATGGTTATTTTTCCTAAACCCTGGTTGTCAGGTAGAATGGCTCGCAGATCAAAATTGCTGAAGGCAAGGTTTCCGGTGTAGGATGCTCTGTTGTCATCATCTATTTTAAAATTGAGGTCTGTTTCAATCTTGCCTGCATGAGAGTAAAATTTGCCATAAGTCACAAAGTCCGAAGCAAAACCCAAGAATCCTGCATCTATCTGCGTGACTCCCAGATGTTGGAGCTGGATAGATTCGTTTTGGTTGAGGTATTTTTTTAGATCTGTAGGGATAATGACGGAGTTTTTGAGATTCAAATCCATGAAGGTCTCCGAAAGTACAGGTAAACCATTGATGTTGGCTGTCCCTCTCAATCTAGACTGTGTCCCAAACTGAATGTCAAGATTGCGTCCTCGCAGACGACCTACCTTGCCAGAGATCTGTCCAGACAAGGTGATTTTTTCTTTGATTCGACTTGCACTCTTGTTGAACAGTGCAATTTCTTCAAAATCCACTTTGGCACGTTTGAAATTGCCATTGAATCGAATGCTGTCCACGAAATAGGAAAAATCCGATGGGTGATTGTACTCAAAACTAATGGAGTCTCCTATTTGACTTTTATCAGTTTTGAGTAAGAAATCATACACCGAAAGTCTGTTGCCCGTATAGCTGAATTTCCCAAAAAGAGAATTGATGTTGAGTAGATCCTGAGGGTCACGGCTTCTCAACCTGTCAATTTCAAAACCAATACTATCCTCAACGAGATTGAAATTGCTAAGTGTAGTCAGAATATTGCCAAACTGGAAATGGTAATAGTCTTTGCCATACTCCAGTGTATCTTGCCTCATGTCATTAAACGAGAAGAGTCCGTCAGTAATTTCCACCCTGTCTATAAAGGACTCTAGTTTTTTGCTGTTGACATTTTCTGATCTTAATAGTGATCCAACTTCAAAGAAAAACTGGTTGATATTTACAATTGAAGAGTCGCTTTTTTTGATGAGATGAACTTTGGGTTCATTTAACTCCAAAATTTCCGCATTGAATTGTTTTCTCAACAACAAATCAAACAGTCTGAGATCAATGTGTGCAGATGAGATCGAAATCAAGGTGCTGTCGGTACTCTTCTCAAATATCCGTACATCTTTCAACTGCATCTTGTCATACCAGGTCAGGTTGCTGTGTCCAATGGTAATTTCAAAACTGGTATGAAGAGAGACACTTTCCAAGAAGGAATTAATAGCTCTGGTTTGGATTTTGGGAATTTGAAAGAAAGCAAATGAAACGAGTAAAACTGTCAATATAACAACAGGAATCCATACCAGTACTCTTGCGACTCTGTGCAGTATGACATTGTTCTCTACATGGGGAAAAATCTTCATTTGTTAATTGCTACGCAAATGTAGCTTGAATTCATAAAACAATAATGATACCTATTTTAAGAAGTAGAAGACTTGATTACACCAATTTTATCCGCAAATTTGCCCATTCAAGTATCAACCGCGAACAGCGGAGTATCAAAGGAGTAAGAAGGTAGAATGGAAAATGTTATTTTGGCAATAGAATCATCGTGTGATGAGACTTCTGCTGCAGTTTGTATAGATGGACTGATCAAGAGCAATGTGATCGCTACTCAAGCCATACATAGCAAATATGGAGGAGTAGTGCCTGAGTTGGCCTCACGTGCACACCAGCAGGCCATCGCACCTGTGGTGATGGAGGCATTGGAGCGAGCAGGGGTGAACAAGACTGATTTGACAGCCGTGGCTTTCACGCAGGGCCCTGGTTTGTTGGGAGCATTGCTGGTAGGTGCGTCATTTGCCAAATCATTGGCTTTGGGGTTGAACATCCCCTTGTTAGGAGTGAACCACATGAAGGCGCACGTCTTGGCTCATTTTATCGAGCATCCTCGACCTAAGTTTCCGTTTCTTTGTTTGACCGTGAGTGGAGGTCATACGCAGATTGTACGAGTAGATGATTATTTGGATATGACTGTGCTAGGTCAGACCAAAGATGATGCGGTAGGAGAGGCTTTTGATAAGTGTGCCAAAATCATGGGTATTGCTTATCCAGGAGGTCCAATTATAGATCGCTTGGCAAAAGAAGGTAATCCAGATCGTTTTGAGTTTTCGAAGACTGACATGCCAGATTTAGATTATTCTTTTAGTGGTATCAAGACTTCTTTCTTGTACTTTACCCAAAATCAATCTCAGAAAGATTCGAATTTTGTAGAAAACAACAAACATGACCTTGCTGCCAGTATTCAGAAGCACCTGATCGCCATGCTCATGGATAAATTAACGAAAGCTGCCAAGCAAGAGGGGATCAACCAAATAGCCATAGCTGGGGGTGTGTCTGCCAATAGTGGCTTGCGTCAGACCTTGATAGAAGCAGGTGAAACCCATGGGTGGGAGGTTTTTATTCCGAAATTTGAGTATTGCACTGACAATGCAGCCATGATCGCCATGACCGCATATTATCAAGCGGCAAACATGGTCTTTGCCTCATTGGATAGCTCTCCTATGCCTCGAATGAAATTTTAAGACAATCCATCCAATTGTGTTTTCATTTAGGTGAAATAAGGTTGGATAAATGGTCAAATCGAATAACTTTATTATCAATAAGATGAGCAAAACTAGATTTTCTAATGCCGTAAATATCCAAAACAAAAAAGCGAGATTCGAATACGAATTTATCGACAAGTATGTAGCGGGCATTGTATTGAGGGGAACAGAAATCAAGTCTATCAAGGAGGGACTTGCGAGTTTGCAAGAGGCTTATTGCTTTGTTTCGAATGGAGAGTTATTTATCAAAGGGATGCATATCTCGGTGTATGCCCAAGGAGGAGTTTACAATCACGAACCCTTGAGAGAGAGAAAACTTCTTTTAAATAAAAGAGAAATTGAAAAAATACAGTCTAAGTCTGATGAAAAAGGCTTGACATTGATTCCGTTGAGGCTATTCATCAATCCAAGGGGATATGCCAAAATGGAAATAGCTTTGGCTAGAGGGAAAAAGATACATGATAAGCGTAGCAGCATAAAAGACAAGGATGTAAAAAGAGAGCTGGAACGAAATAGGTATTAACCATGAACCAACAACCAAAAGGGATTTGCCGTATGGCCGTAGTCCCAATGAGAAATACTGCTTCACATACTTCACCGATGATATCCCAATTGTTGTTCGGTGAGCACTACGAAGTGATCAATGAAGAAGGCGACTGGGTACAGATCGAATTGGCCTTCGATCATTCACAAGGATGGATATGCAAAAATCAACACAGTCCCATCACCGAAGAATACTATAAACAAATCAACCTGTCGGACTACAAGGTTTGCATGGATTTGAGTGGGAGTATTTTTTTTCAAAAAAAGAATGTAAACATCGTATTGGGCAGTGTACTACCCATCACTACCAATGAGCTTTTCAAGTTGGAAGAGCAGATCGCTTTCAATGGTTCGGCCAAAAGTCTTTCTCAACGACGTGATTTTGATTTCATGCGGGATGAAATTAAAAAATTTGAGCACGCACCTTATGTGATGGGTGGCAAAACACCTTTTGGGATAGATGAAGCAGGATTTATACAGCAGCTTTTCAAATTGTGTGGATACAAATTGCCGCGTACCATACTCGCTCAGTCCAAAGCAGGCAAGAAGGTAGAAAGCCTGTCTAAAATTCTAGCAGGGGATTTGGTGTATGTATTGACTGAGCAGCCACAGGGATATATTTATCTGGGTAAGGAGGTGTTTATTGGAGTGAGCAATGGAGAGGTGAGGAGAATTAATCATTCTTTCAATGAAACAGATCCTATTGCTATCAGACGAATTCTGCAAGAGAACATGTAAGACACCCATGCTCAGGGTTGATACATTTGGAATTAGAGCGCAAACCTGCTTATATTACAAATAAAGGCTTGTAAGTCAATAGTTTGTAATATGTATCAGCAGATGAAGAACAATG is part of the Reichenbachiella agarivorans genome and harbors:
- a CDS encoding sigma-54-dependent transcriptional regulator, producing the protein MAKRILIIDDEKSIRHTLKEILEYENYEVDEAENGLIALKMLNDSEYDAALCDIKMPEMDGLELLEKAKELEHAPQFIMISAHGTIETAVEATKKGAYDFIQKPPDLNRLLVTIKNALDKSNLIQETKTLRKKVSGSMQIVGESKAIEEIKETIQKVAPTEARVLITGGNGTGKELVANALHKLSGRSKNPLVEVNCAAIPSELIESELFGHEKGSFTSAIKQRIGKFEQADKGTLFLDEIGDMSLSAQAKVLRALQENKITRVGGEKEISVNVRILAATNKDLKQEIAENRFREDLYHRLSVIVIKVPALKDRAEDIPLLVDKFLNDIASSHGTTAKTISEQAIVLLQKGDWTGNIRELRNVVERLVIMSDQEITEEHVKKYADIQ
- the tsaD gene encoding tRNA (adenosine(37)-N6)-threonylcarbamoyltransferase complex transferase subunit TsaD — translated: MENVILAIESSCDETSAAVCIDGLIKSNVIATQAIHSKYGGVVPELASRAHQQAIAPVVMEALERAGVNKTDLTAVAFTQGPGLLGALLVGASFAKSLALGLNIPLLGVNHMKAHVLAHFIEHPRPKFPFLCLTVSGGHTQIVRVDDYLDMTVLGQTKDDAVGEAFDKCAKIMGIAYPGGPIIDRLAKEGNPDRFEFSKTDMPDLDYSFSGIKTSFLYFTQNQSQKDSNFVENNKHDLAASIQKHLIAMLMDKLTKAAKQEGINQIAIAGGVSANSGLRQTLIEAGETHGWEVFIPKFEYCTDNAAMIAMTAYYQAANMVFASLDSSPMPRMKF
- the smpB gene encoding SsrA-binding protein SmpB, whose protein sequence is MSKTRFSNAVNIQNKKARFEYEFIDKYVAGIVLRGTEIKSIKEGLASLQEAYCFVSNGELFIKGMHISVYAQGGVYNHEPLRERKLLLNKREIEKIQSKSDEKGLTLIPLRLFINPRGYAKMEIALARGKKIHDKRSSIKDKDVKRELERNRY
- a CDS encoding C40 family peptidase, encoding MNQQPKGICRMAVVPMRNTASHTSPMISQLLFGEHYEVINEEGDWVQIELAFDHSQGWICKNQHSPITEEYYKQINLSDYKVCMDLSGSIFFQKKNVNIVLGSVLPITTNELFKLEEQIAFNGSAKSLSQRRDFDFMRDEIKKFEHAPYVMGGKTPFGIDEAGFIQQLFKLCGYKLPRTILAQSKAGKKVESLSKILAGDLVYVLTEQPQGYIYLGKEVFIGVSNGEVRRINHSFNETDPIAIRRILQENM
- a CDS encoding translocation/assembly module TamB domain-containing protein, producing MKIFPHVENNVILHRVARVLVWIPVVILTVLLVSFAFFQIPKIQTRAINSFLESVSLHTSFEITIGHSNLTWYDKMQLKDVRIFEKSTDSTLISISSAHIDLRLFDLLLRKQFNAEILELNEPKVHLIKKSDSSIVNINQFFFEVGSLLRSENVNSKKLESFIDRVEITDGLFSFNDMRQDTLEYGKDYYHFQFGNILTTLSNFNLVEDSIGFEIDRLRSRDPQDLLNINSLFGKFSYTGNRLSVYDFLLKTDKSQIGDSISFEYNHPSDFSYFVDSIRFNGNFKRAKVDFEEIALFNKSASRIKEKITLSGQISGKVGRLRGRNLDIQFGTQSRLRGTANINGLPVLSETFMDLNLKNSVIIPTDLKKYLNQNESIQLQHLGVTQIDAGFLGFASDFVTYGKFYSHAGKIETDLNFKIDDDNRASYTGNLAFSNFDLRAILPDNQGLGKITMQGNVKGSGLEQKNATFTLTAQTDSIQYRGYTYKNIYTEGYFEKEIFNGQLVIQDPNLNFDGSLDIDLHKDVNKIDVTAKLSWAHLKELGFSPQAVTIGSIIDIDMKGLKTDDLRGYISLSNNQIVFKEKELNINSIKFLSTEIGPQRIMHLETDGLTGEIKGEYQNSDLFASLINFGHELAMYLNPDNLEMQKYYKAKSKLPVAPLLANISLNLWDLNKFIQPFYPDFYLSPVVKIDGVFSQDSTSKLNLFTEFDTLRINGYSFAHNEIDLNISKETYDKEVLASIYGASKNQNWGKDYSAENLMIDAIWYQEKMELFFNLDQEKYANSFQINTDITFDSDKINFHLSPSRIKILGVPWYWNEQNLISYNDDEWQFSNLKLFSNHENIIIDGFYSLAPDKQLKIMINDFEFQNLQSLFSSKIEGTLDGSLIIKRRKEENVIESDLIARTVVIEDFLVGNIFGVSRWENNKDRLFVDFHLIRNDQKKIALDGYIYPYEQEQQLDLNAKFEHTHLKIFEPIFKSSIEDLTGYADAILSLKGTIDKPEIYGRANIDQGETTIKYLKTRYALNGEILFNKYKIIPNQLELNDTEKNKAFLSGSITHYGVSNLLFDITGTFKNFKLLNTTSVENTAYYGTAYASGSIHFGGSIDNIYINARAKSNRGTHIAIPLSNSNDYTLEKQEYIEFVDLSDEKVNEIVTSTIKKEVSKIKGVQLLFDIEMTTDAYLELIFDIKAGDIIRGRGNGNIKLQINSDGDFNMFGDFEIDNGGYNFTLYNIINKEFDIQKGSTISWYGNPYEAQLGITAKYRQLTSIAPLLAPYLSEEQSNSTETRRKYYSVVQLSLKGDLLTPQIKFGIDVEDYPNNITIPPGDPLNLESIINAFKLKIATNDQEMNRQVFSLLILRRFSPENNFEVSLETIGSSLSEFVSNQLSYWANQVDENLVIDVNLASLGDDAFNTFQLRLSYTFLDGRLRVTRGGGLPNDQTKNEMSAIIGDWTVEYLLTSDGRLRAKMYSRSDQNNITETGNGIETGFSLQYVRSFDELQKILYDSREENRKKVPENTLPAGQDALKEDEELL
- a CDS encoding YbjN domain-containing protein, whose product is MKSYAEELNGSFSSYDQHRSVIVVPLEMDRVQAVVGEFDEESNMIILSSKVCVADEKIRFKNLLEQNHSTIYGKFVIDNDFLKVESKVNVADTSEATLKTIIQEVAKLADKWELNLTGKDIF